The proteins below are encoded in one region of Pangasianodon hypophthalmus isolate fPanHyp1 chromosome 6, fPanHyp1.pri, whole genome shotgun sequence:
- the LOC113534786 gene encoding vomeronasal type-2 receptor 1: MKLSRFGVKWCVWLGVCVLGLFVAAAVGEQSCKLKAKFNLMGYKNVEKKKVVIGGMFSVHNRLASTDTNTSSNPVSSGCEGFNFRTFRWTQTMLFAINEINKRPDLLPNTDLGYVIYDSCFTISKAVEGTLTYLTGQDEAVPNYRCGNGPPLAAMVGAGGCDLSVATARILGLYYFPQVSYSSSCSVLESRFQYPTFLRTIPSDEHQSVAMAQLVLHFGWTWVGVIASDDDYGKYGIKRFKEVVEEAGVCISFSETLPKFSAPDTINRIVRTIIDSTAKIIVVFSSDVDLSPLVEELLLYNVTNRTWIASENWVTSALISGQPDVMSLLGGTIGFAITRAHIPGLREHLLNIDPYQDTLTEEFWETAFNCTLSYSQALRNARVKRSTQVGNTTASQAAARLAPQGLCTGKESLVELNNTYSDVSQLRLTYNVYKAVYAVAYALHNLEYCVPGNGPFVGGSCADITKFEPWQLMYYLKNLRFTVPYTREEISFNDGEVPGFYEILNWQRASDGGVVYVHIGHYNSTALAGEKLYIDNSSIIWHNDMLQAPRSVCSERCQPGTRMGIRQGEPVCCFDCIPCADGEISNTTDARGCIQCGEDFWSNANRDACVPKTIEFLDFSEALGITLIVISVFGALLTIMVAIVFLKYLNTPLVQANDALLSFTLLLGLVVTFLCSIVFLGEPQLWSCMTSQVALALGFALALSSLMGKSSLLMLRARAIKAMRAAAKAAKAAAAASEQSGDTAAIAPAIPQKNDIDPIKPPQQRTMMIVCTLIQAIACTVWLILLPPHPVKNTAAQNIKIILECDPGNIIFICCIFGYDVLLALVAFMFAFVARRLEDHFSEGKCVTFGMLVFFIVWISFVPAYLSTRGKFMVAVQIFAILASSFGLLACVFLPKCYVLLVKPDRNKEELLVTRAKRPEGGATGTSASLATTSTNTSGPIATIEG, from the exons ATGAAATTGAGCAGATTTGGGGtgaaatggtgtgtgtggttgggggtgtgtgtgcTGGGGCTTTTTGTGGCAGCCGCTGTGGGGGAACAGAGCTGCAAACTCAAGGCCAAGTTCAACCTGATGGGCTACAAGAACgtggagaagaagaaggtggTGATCGGGGGGATGTTCTCCGTGCACAACCGGCTCGCCTCCACCGACACCAACACCTCGTCCAACCCGGTGTCATCCGGCTGCGAAGG GTTTAATTTCCGTACTTTCCGCTGGACGCAGACGATGCTGTTCGCCATTAATGAGATCAACAAAAGGCCGGACCTGCTGCCCAACACCGACCTCGGATATGTCATCTACGACTCATGCTTCACCATCTCCAAGGCAGTGGAAGGAACTCTGACCTACCTGACAGGTCAGGACGAGGCCGTGCCCAACTACCGCTGTGGGAACGGGCCTCCGCTCGCCGCCATGGTGGGAGCAGGAGGATGCGACCTTTCTGTCGCTACGGCTCGAATCCTCGGCCTTTACTATTTCCCACAG GTGAGCTACTCGTCTTCATGTTCAGTCCTCGAGAGCAGGTTCCAGTACCCCACCTTCCTGCGCACCATCCCGAGTGACGAGCACCAGTCGGTGGCCATGGCTCAGCTGGTGCTGCATTTCGGCTGGACCTGGGTGGGCGTTATTGCCTCTGACGATGACTACGGCAAATACGGCATCAAGCGTTTCAAAGAGGTCGTGGAAGAGGCGGGTGTGTGCATCTCCTTTTCTGAGACGCTACCCAAGTTCAGCGCTCCTGACACCATCAATCGCATCGTCCGCACCATTATAGACTCCACAGCCAAGATCATCGTGGTCTTCTCATCTGACGTGGATCTGAGTCCGCTGGTGGAAGAACTGCTGCTCTACAACGTCACTAACCGCACGTGGATCGCCAGCGAGAACTGGGTCACGTCTGCGCTCATCTCCGGCCAGCCCGACGTGATGTCTTTGCTGGGTGGAACGATCGGCTTTGCCATAACTCGGGCACACATCCCAGGCCTGCGTGAGCACCTTCTTAACATCGACCCCTACCAGGACACTTTGACTGAGGAGTTCTGGGAAACAGCTTTCAACTGCACGCTCAGTTACAGCCAAGCGCTGCGCAACGCCCGCGTAAAGCGGTCCACACAGGTGGGAAACACAACAGCGTCACAGGCAGCAGCCAGATTGGCACCGCAAGGCTTGTGCACTGGGAAGGAGAGTCTGGTGGAATTGAATAACACGTATTCGGACGTGTCCCAGTTGAGACTGACGTATAACGTGTATAAAGCCGTGTACGCAGTAGCCTACGCTCTGCACAACCTGGAGTACTGTGTGCCTGGGAACGGACCTTTTGTAGGAGGCTCGTGtgctgacatcaccaaatttgaGCCTTGGCAA CTGATGTACTACTTGAAAAACCTGCGCTTCACCGTCCCCTACACCAGAGAGGAGATATCCTTCAATGATGGTGAAGTGCCTGGGTTTTATGAGATCCTTAACTGGCAGAGGGCTTCAGACGGAGGGGTCGTATACGTACATATTGGCCACTACAACAGCACAGCGCTCGCGGGTGAAAAGCTGTACATCGACAACTCCTCCATCATATGGCATAACGACATGCTGCAG GCACCGCGCTCTGTGTGTAGCGAGAGATGCCAACCTGGCACACGTATGGGCATCCGGCAGGGAGAACCCGTCTGCTGCTTCGACTGCATCCCGTGTGCAGACGGAGAGATTTCTAACACTACAG ATGCCAGAGGCTGCATTCAGTGTGGTGAGGACTTCTGGTCCAACGCCAACCGTGACGCCTGCGTGCCCAAGACCATCGAGTTCCTGGACTTCAGTGAGGCTCTGGGCATCACGCTGATCGTCATCTCTGTCTTTGGTGCTCTCCTGACCATCATGGTGGCCATCGTGTTCCTAAAATACCTAAACACACCCCTGGTGCAGGCCAACGACGCGCTGCTGAGCTTCACCCTGCTGCTGGGGCTGGTAGTCACGTTCCTCTGCTCCATCGTGTTCCTGGGTGAGCCACAGCTCTGGTCCTGCATGACCAGCCAGGTAGCGCTAGCGCTCGGCTTTGCCCTGGCTCTGTCGTCCCTCATGGGCAAATCGTCTCTGCTGATGCTCAGAGCGAGAGCCATCAAAGCCATGAGGGCAGCAGCTAAAGCGGCCAAAGCGGCGGCGGCTGCCTCTGAGCAGAGCGGTGACACGGCGGCGATAGCTCCGGCCATACCGCAGAAAAACGACATCGATCCGATCAAACCTCCTCAACAGAGAACCATGATGATCGTGTGCACGCTGATCCAAGCCATAGCCTGCACCGTGTGGCTCATCCTGCTCCCACCTCATCCCGTGAAGAACACGGCCGCCCAGAACATCAAGATCATCCTGGAGTGTGATCCAGGcaacatcatcttcatctgcTGCATATTCGGCTACGATGTGCTCCTGGCGCTGGTGGCGTTCATGTTCGCCTTCGTGGCACGCAGGCTCGAGGACCACTTCAGCGAGGGCAAGTGCGTCACCTTCGGCATGCTGGTGTTCTTCATCGTCTGGATCTCGTTCGTCCCTGCTTACCTGAGCACGCGAGGAAAGTTCATGGTGGCCGTGCAGATCTTCGCCATCCTGGCTTCGAGCTTTGGCTTGCTCGCGTGCGTCTTCCTGCCCAAGTGCTACGTGCTGCTGGTCAAACCCGACAGGAACAAGGAGGAGCTGTTGGTGACCAGGGCCAAACGGCCTGAAGGTGGAGCCACTGGAACATCTGCCTCACTCGCCACCaccagcaccaacaccagcGGCCCGATCGCCACTATAGAAGGATGA